A segment of the Echinicola strongylocentroti genome:
GGGCGCTTCTGCCAGTAAGGTAGTAGATACCATCAGCAAGATCTATCATGTCATACAGAGCTACTTGTTGGGACTGGTGATGGTCATGGGAATCGTCGCTGTGCTCAATACCGTTGGACTGTTGGTGATGGGGCTTGAGTATGCTTGGTTCTTTGGAACATTGGCGGCCATCTTGATATTGATTCCATACATTGGAGTAGCGATAGGGTCACTGGTGCCGGCATTATTTGCCTTGGCTACGATGGACAGCCCTTGGTATGCACTGGGCGTTATTGGTTGGTTTCAAGTGGTACAGTTTCTGGAAGGGAATTTTATCACACCCAATATCGTGGGAGGAAAGGTAAGCCTGAACCCGTTGGTGGCCATTATTTCATTATTGTTGGGTGGCATGCTATTTGGTTTGGGAGGCTTGATTTTAGCCATTCCAATGGTGGCCGTGATGAAGATTATCTTTGAAATGACAGATGCCACGCAGCCGTTTAGCTTCCTGATAGGAGAGCCTGAAAATGACCATCTTAAAAAAGACTCTTACAACAAACTTCTCGATAAGCATAAGCTCAAAAAAGACGATGATGTTGAGTAAGCGTGACTTAGACCATCGATGACTTGTCAGTGCGGCTCTTCACATGTTAGGCATTTTGTTACTTTGATAAAGTATACGTATTGATAAATCATTCTATATTTTAAATAACCATATACAGTTATGACAAATCTTATTCGTATAATACTTGCAGTTATTTTACCTCCTTTGGGAGTGTTCTTGACCGTCGGGTTGGGCAAGTCCTTTTGGATCAATGTCCTGTTGACTAT
Coding sequences within it:
- a CDS encoding AI-2E family transporter codes for the protein MEKQYPSSIILAAKLIVLCLTIAIAYFLKSVLVPLMFALVISIMLFPLCNFLERVKLPRAAASIISVIVATLILSGLMYFIVHQVIVIGRDGQDIAVNFGNIYDSIQKWLESTVGLEPGELTNRIREQAQKSLSGVGKYLTSVFSSAGGTLANGILVPLYTFFFLYYRDFFKDFLIQAVKGASASKVVDTISKIYHVIQSYLLGLVMVMGIVAVLNTVGLLVMGLEYAWFFGTLAAILILIPYIGVAIGSLVPALFALATMDSPWYALGVIGWFQVVQFLEGNFITPNIVGGKVSLNPLVAIISLLLGGMLFGLGGLILAIPMVAVMKIIFEMTDATQPFSFLIGEPENDHLKKDSYNKLLDKHKLKKDDDVE
- a CDS encoding YqaE/Pmp3 family membrane protein — its product is MTNLIRIILAVILPPLGVFLTVGLGKSFWINVLLTILGFIPGIIHAVWIIAKQSEH